One window from the genome of Rhodopirellula bahusiensis encodes:
- a CDS encoding dipeptide epimerase, with the protein MQVTELTAFLVPLPLKREIKHASFTRTESINLLIRCQLSNGTIGWGEGVPRPYVTGETPEGCLQQLSRSNLHPALMQSASNWPEVIAICDALQFNNDSDDPRGCGSNSLRCAVELSLLDAFGRHFGEPVSAVVPHVAEAAEIHVRQPRVRYSTTITSSGAKSERISALKMRAYGFAQCKIKVGVDGQDDPSRVARIRRWIGGGVDLRLDANEAWRPEEVIEKMRPLREFGVTCIEQPVAHDQVDALATLRESIGVPIMLDESLTSRMDAKRAIELGSCDLFNLRLSKCGGFLSCLRLAALARASGLGYQLGCHPGESGVLSAAGRHWASSVRDIRYLEGSYDRHLLTTLPTQEDITFRYGGWAPALDSPGLGVTIREDWLRQNAKAERTFVVDAQ; encoded by the coding sequence ATGCAAGTCACTGAACTCACCGCGTTCCTGGTTCCGCTGCCGCTCAAACGCGAAATCAAACATGCTTCGTTCACGCGAACGGAAAGCATCAATCTGCTGATCCGATGCCAGTTGTCCAACGGCACGATCGGCTGGGGCGAAGGCGTCCCGCGTCCCTATGTGACCGGAGAAACGCCCGAAGGATGCTTGCAACAACTCTCGCGATCCAACCTTCATCCCGCGTTGATGCAGTCCGCATCGAACTGGCCCGAGGTCATCGCAATCTGTGATGCATTGCAGTTCAACAACGACTCCGACGATCCGCGCGGCTGCGGTTCCAATTCGCTGCGATGCGCGGTCGAACTCAGCTTGCTCGATGCCTTTGGCAGACACTTCGGCGAACCTGTCAGCGCGGTGGTGCCGCACGTTGCCGAAGCAGCGGAAATCCATGTGAGACAACCTCGCGTTCGTTACTCCACCACAATCACATCCTCGGGTGCCAAAAGCGAGCGAATCTCCGCTCTTAAAATGCGTGCCTATGGGTTCGCTCAATGCAAAATCAAAGTCGGTGTGGACGGGCAAGACGACCCGTCACGTGTCGCTCGTATTCGACGCTGGATCGGCGGTGGAGTGGACCTGCGGTTGGATGCCAACGAAGCTTGGCGTCCCGAGGAAGTCATCGAGAAGATGCGTCCGCTTCGCGAGTTTGGTGTGACTTGCATCGAGCAACCGGTGGCTCACGATCAGGTCGATGCTCTCGCGACGCTTCGCGAATCGATTGGCGTTCCGATCATGCTGGACGAATCATTGACCAGCCGCATGGATGCCAAGCGGGCCATCGAGCTGGGCTCGTGCGACCTGTTCAACCTTCGGCTTTCCAAGTGCGGTGGCTTCTTGAGTTGCCTTCGCTTGGCCGCGCTCGCCCGAGCATCGGGACTCGGTTACCAACTCGGGTGCCATCCCGGCGAGTCCGGTGTCCTCTCGGCAGCCGGCCGACACTGGGCCAGCTCCGTTCGCGACATTCGCTACCTCGAAGGTTCGTACGATCGACACCTGCTGACCACGTTGCCAACGCAGGAGGACATCACGTTCCGATACGGCGGGTGGGCACCGGCACTCGATTCGCCGGGCCTGGGCGTCACGATTCGCGAAGATTGGTTGCGACAGAACGCGAAAGCGGAACGCACGTTTGTGGTCGATGCTCAATGA
- a CDS encoding alpha/beta hydrolase, whose protein sequence is MQQSPQCEIEMFDGAGRLRLMSRRWSVTRPRGRVVFLHGIVSHSGWYLASCDALAQNGFEVHFLDRRGSGGNPSRRGDVDDWRQWIDDVVCFLKTQPRDVALILGGISWGGKLASVLAAEHPDLIDGLALVCPGIYAAQFPSPAKYRLLGGLSRLGLSGLRVPIPLKDPALFTGVARWQSFIQKDSLTLRKVSVRFALEDRKLTQHAREVAPTIRTPTWLVLAGRDRIVDNPKTREMLDRMAASDKECTCYDEAAHTFEFEPDPRPYFRDLTNWVTRVARQTAGD, encoded by the coding sequence ATGCAGCAATCGCCACAGTGCGAGATCGAGATGTTCGACGGTGCCGGTCGGCTGCGATTGATGTCGCGACGCTGGAGTGTGACTCGTCCGCGCGGTCGCGTGGTGTTTTTGCACGGTATCGTCAGTCACTCGGGATGGTATTTGGCCAGTTGCGATGCTCTGGCTCAAAATGGATTTGAAGTCCACTTTCTGGACCGACGCGGTTCGGGAGGCAACCCGTCTCGGCGTGGCGATGTCGATGACTGGCGTCAGTGGATCGACGACGTGGTTTGCTTTCTGAAAACTCAACCGCGTGATGTGGCATTGATCCTGGGCGGGATAAGTTGGGGCGGCAAACTAGCGTCCGTGCTGGCGGCCGAGCATCCTGATCTGATTGATGGGTTGGCACTGGTATGCCCGGGAATCTACGCGGCGCAGTTTCCTTCGCCAGCCAAGTACCGATTGCTCGGCGGACTTTCGCGGTTGGGCCTGAGCGGATTGCGGGTTCCGATTCCGCTGAAGGATCCCGCGTTGTTCACGGGAGTCGCTCGCTGGCAATCGTTCATCCAAAAGGATTCGCTAACGCTTCGCAAAGTCAGCGTGCGATTCGCGTTGGAAGACCGGAAGCTGACCCAGCACGCCCGGGAGGTCGCCCCGACAATTCGCACTCCGACTTGGTTGGTTTTGGCTGGGCGAGACCGGATCGTCGACAACCCGAAAACACGCGAAATGTTGGATCGGATGGCGGCGAGCGACAAAGAATGCACGTGCTACGACGAAGCGGCCCACACGTTTGAGTTCGAACCCGACCCACGCCCTTATTTTCGTGATCTGACGAACTGGGTGACTCGGGTCGCTCGCCAAACCGCTGGGGATTGA
- the gatB gene encoding Asp-tRNA(Asn)/Glu-tRNA(Gln) amidotransferase subunit GatB, with protein MTASAILACQKYPVTTVIGLEVHVQLKTQTKLFCGCTTEFGAPPNTQVCPVCLGMPGALPVMNREAIALSVKTGLALNCDIPPLTKWDRKQYFYPDLPKGYQISQFDLPICADGHLTISTDDGETERRIGLVRAHLEEDAGKSMHDEASGISDTKIDLNRCGTPLLEIVSQPDLRSADEAKAYLSELKLLLTHLKVSDCEMQEGSLRVDANVNLHIDVEGKKIATPIVEIKNLNSFRNVQRSIDYEVQRQLIAWEEKRQTIDDAPKTTRGWDDSAEQTFAQREKEESADYRYFPDPDLLPVRLPREYVESISESLGELPAVTRERLQTQHAIKPYDADVIVNQGPDVIEYFETAVGASGDGRRTSSWMMQDVMRTMKERSIDIDAFPIPAERLGELIRMIADGKLDNNRARDVFEHLLTHDESIEQATKSLGIEAVDDDALESLCKELLTNNPQVVEDVKGGKQQAVGALIGQAKKKNPNASPQAVRQLLIDLIAKM; from the coding sequence ATGACTGCCTCCGCGATCTTGGCCTGCCAAAAATACCCCGTGACCACCGTCATTGGGTTGGAAGTCCACGTCCAACTGAAAACGCAAACCAAACTGTTCTGTGGCTGCACCACCGAATTCGGTGCTCCACCCAACACCCAAGTTTGCCCGGTGTGCCTCGGAATGCCTGGAGCACTGCCCGTGATGAACCGCGAAGCGATCGCGTTGTCAGTCAAAACCGGATTGGCACTCAACTGCGACATCCCGCCGCTGACCAAGTGGGACCGCAAGCAATACTTCTACCCCGATTTGCCGAAGGGCTATCAGATCAGCCAATTCGATTTGCCGATCTGCGCCGACGGGCATCTGACGATCAGCACGGACGACGGCGAGACCGAACGCCGAATCGGTCTTGTGCGAGCTCACTTGGAAGAGGACGCCGGCAAGAGCATGCACGACGAGGCGTCAGGCATCAGCGACACGAAGATCGACCTCAACCGATGCGGCACGCCTCTGTTGGAAATTGTCAGCCAACCGGACCTTCGGTCGGCCGATGAGGCCAAGGCTTATCTCAGCGAGCTGAAGTTGTTGCTGACTCACCTGAAGGTTTCTGATTGCGAAATGCAGGAAGGCAGCTTGCGAGTCGACGCCAACGTGAACTTGCACATCGACGTCGAGGGCAAAAAGATCGCGACACCGATCGTTGAGATCAAGAACCTGAACAGCTTCCGAAACGTCCAACGTTCGATCGACTACGAAGTCCAACGTCAGCTGATTGCCTGGGAAGAAAAACGTCAAACGATCGACGATGCTCCCAAGACCACTCGCGGTTGGGATGACTCCGCCGAGCAAACCTTTGCTCAGCGAGAAAAGGAAGAATCGGCTGACTACCGATACTTCCCCGACCCCGATTTGCTGCCCGTCCGCCTGCCTCGCGAATACGTGGAATCGATCTCAGAATCATTGGGTGAATTGCCAGCGGTGACGCGAGAGCGGCTGCAGACGCAGCATGCGATCAAGCCTTACGACGCCGACGTGATCGTCAACCAAGGCCCGGACGTGATCGAATACTTCGAGACCGCCGTGGGAGCCAGCGGTGATGGACGTCGCACATCGTCGTGGATGATGCAGGACGTGATGCGGACAATGAAGGAACGCAGCATCGACATCGATGCGTTCCCCATTCCAGCCGAGCGGCTTGGTGAATTGATTCGAATGATCGCCGATGGAAAATTGGACAACAATCGCGCTCGCGATGTGTTTGAACACTTGCTGACGCACGACGAGTCGATCGAACAAGCGACCAAGTCATTGGGCATCGAAGCGGTCGACGACGACGCGTTGGAATCGCTGTGCAAGGAACTGCTCACGAACAACCCGCAAGTCGTCGAGGACGTGAAGGGCGGCAAGCAACAAGCGGTGGGTGCCTTGATCGGACAAGCCAAGAAGAAGAACCCCAACGCTTCGCCACAAGCCGTCCGCCAATTGCTGATCGACCTGATCGCGAAGATGTAG
- a CDS encoding alpha/beta hydrolase, with translation MRPIQNWSRRIRFGLLNRFVLRPTTDPIDYRPQVRCRVSLLEHDGSDSVESASHAWIESFVHRVGSTSANGSSNEIADNGSLDDWREIPPPNDLVLKFPGTGGRAERSTPFPMQTKVPISKSAEVWTWNPPGYGGSPGEATLKNLSGAAARWSEKVLAARTQSSTEAIPTRIWLSGNSLGCLPAMHVASALMDAYPSAVLWVRNPPDLRRVILNISARYRATTAMQHVSAVLPKDVDAVDLANRCRIPAVFLMSEKDALVLPEYQKAIHSAYSGPSLVVELSGLSHDDVLEEEHRPAINNALDWAIRRSQRPT, from the coding sequence ATGCGTCCGATTCAAAATTGGTCCCGACGCATTCGGTTTGGACTGCTCAATCGCTTTGTCTTGCGACCGACGACCGACCCGATCGACTACCGGCCACAAGTTCGTTGCCGCGTCTCGCTGCTGGAACACGATGGATCTGATTCCGTTGAATCCGCTTCCCATGCCTGGATCGAATCCTTTGTTCATCGGGTCGGAAGCACATCGGCGAACGGCTCTTCCAACGAAATTGCTGACAACGGCAGCCTGGATGATTGGCGAGAAATCCCGCCGCCCAACGACCTCGTGTTGAAGTTCCCGGGTACCGGTGGACGAGCGGAGCGGTCGACACCGTTTCCGATGCAAACCAAGGTTCCCATCTCGAAGTCCGCAGAAGTGTGGACGTGGAATCCGCCCGGGTATGGCGGCAGTCCCGGCGAAGCAACCCTGAAAAATCTGTCGGGTGCCGCTGCGAGGTGGTCCGAAAAGGTCCTCGCCGCTCGCACTCAATCATCCACCGAAGCAATCCCCACACGCATTTGGCTGAGCGGCAACAGTCTAGGATGCTTGCCCGCGATGCATGTTGCGTCGGCACTGATGGATGCGTATCCCTCCGCCGTTCTTTGGGTTCGCAATCCTCCTGATTTGCGACGCGTGATTCTCAACATCTCAGCGAGGTATCGAGCAACCACCGCGATGCAACACGTCTCGGCCGTGCTGCCAAAAGACGTGGACGCAGTTGACTTGGCCAATCGCTGCCGAATCCCTGCGGTTTTCTTGATGTCTGAGAAGGATGCTTTGGTGTTGCCTGAGTATCAAAAGGCAATTCACTCCGCGTACTCGGGACCGAGTTTGGTTGTGGAACTGTCCGGATTGAGTCACGACGATGTGCTGGAAGAAGAGCACCGCCCCGCGATCAACAACGCTCTCGATTGGGCGATTCGCCGATCACAGCGACCAACGTAG
- a CDS encoding GNAT family N-acetyltransferase, producing MSATLATLYRAIRRLHVMDVTCLLHATSEPSNGGDDARIVHAGSDGLSFRAIGEDELQQLRRESLIDSTVGTGIAHTNRTTDHGSGDQWLYGVWKQDCVIAFVWAATGYIPASENYSRSVHLGSSLTMPPHCGFLFNAWTDPEHRGRGLMAALLRKLTVEDALNLNLHDWFATTDWTNIASQRTFQKSGFERVGRLYRLGRGRMQASLVPDLERRMKATLLLDAARQKPRIASDAPGLRWSL from the coding sequence ATGTCTGCGACGTTGGCAACTCTTTATCGAGCGATCCGGCGACTGCACGTGATGGATGTCACATGTTTGTTGCACGCGACCTCAGAGCCATCGAACGGTGGTGATGATGCGAGAATCGTGCATGCGGGATCGGATGGTCTTTCGTTTCGAGCCATCGGCGAGGACGAGCTTCAGCAGTTGCGTCGCGAAAGTCTCATCGATTCGACGGTCGGCACTGGGATCGCTCACACCAATCGGACAACGGATCACGGCAGCGGTGATCAATGGTTGTACGGCGTTTGGAAACAGGATTGCGTGATCGCGTTTGTCTGGGCAGCCACTGGCTACATTCCGGCTTCTGAGAACTACAGCCGCAGCGTTCACCTGGGTTCGTCGTTGACCATGCCTCCTCATTGCGGATTTCTGTTCAACGCATGGACTGATCCAGAACACCGAGGTCGCGGGCTGATGGCGGCGCTGCTTCGAAAATTGACCGTCGAGGACGCGCTGAACTTGAATCTGCACGACTGGTTTGCGACGACGGACTGGACAAACATTGCTTCGCAACGCACTTTCCAGAAAAGCGGCTTTGAACGAGTCGGTCGGCTCTATCGCCTTGGCCGCGGACGCATGCAAGCCAGCTTGGTTCCCGATCTCGAACGTCGAATGAAGGCAACTCTGTTGTTGGACGCGGCTCGTCAAAAGCCACGAATTGCCTCGGATGCGCCCGGGCTACGTTGGTCGCTGTGA
- a CDS encoding GNAT family N-acetyltransferase has product MIHIEISDSPENLLADGNTWDRLAGGIPFRQTVWLRSWWQQFGDAERAFFLVARDESGACCGLLPLERTDGDLRRLQTIAAGNVCTDHVSILTRPEDREEVATAFAKHLIECSSDRTHGWDQIDFDGTIAGDPAMEIFARCLEDQEVPTSIRSRMHLWFNRCEATWEDLLATRSRKYRNRVRGLLRKLDESDGELFVRDAAAPEEVHMGLLKLIELHQKRWQDAGEPGTYADDRMIRFVTDATLEMSDRGRLVLPQLIYRDEVIATELHFIGDDRRQYCYSTGVNHAYPDLKPGIMLNSHMFREAHRLGRAGIDYMRGDETYKGRLHSRPIPLLEISVFAKHARGQVRMAQDRATQLLKVQWRRVKDLPQDQPLTIEEAFAEEHRSFLPDQTPLPSPTLHHEVSAMLPIRTVESEILFDADEETSEPPMIYSMSDYRRSDAHSHEPEPSN; this is encoded by the coding sequence ATGATCCACATTGAAATTAGCGATTCGCCCGAAAACTTGTTGGCCGACGGAAACACCTGGGACCGCCTGGCGGGCGGGATTCCATTTCGGCAAACGGTTTGGTTACGCTCATGGTGGCAGCAGTTTGGCGATGCCGAACGAGCCTTTTTTCTGGTGGCCCGAGACGAATCGGGTGCCTGCTGTGGGTTGCTGCCGTTGGAGCGAACCGACGGCGATCTTCGTCGATTGCAAACCATCGCTGCGGGAAATGTCTGCACCGATCACGTTTCGATTTTGACGCGACCCGAAGACCGCGAAGAGGTTGCCACCGCTTTCGCGAAACATTTGATCGAATGTTCGTCAGATCGAACGCACGGTTGGGACCAGATTGATTTCGACGGCACGATCGCCGGCGATCCCGCGATGGAAATTTTCGCGAGATGCCTCGAAGATCAAGAAGTGCCGACCAGCATCCGCAGTCGAATGCACCTTTGGTTCAATCGTTGCGAAGCGACCTGGGAAGATCTCCTGGCAACGCGATCACGCAAGTACCGCAATCGAGTTCGTGGGCTGCTTCGCAAGTTGGACGAAAGCGACGGAGAACTGTTCGTGCGAGATGCGGCTGCTCCGGAAGAAGTCCACATGGGGCTGTTGAAGCTGATTGAGCTGCATCAAAAACGTTGGCAGGACGCCGGCGAACCCGGAACCTATGCCGATGATCGAATGATCCGGTTTGTGACCGATGCCACATTGGAAATGAGCGACCGAGGTCGGTTGGTGTTGCCTCAGTTGATCTATCGAGACGAGGTCATTGCAACCGAACTGCATTTCATCGGAGATGACAGGCGACAGTATTGCTACAGCACTGGCGTCAATCACGCGTATCCCGATCTGAAGCCTGGCATCATGTTGAATTCGCACATGTTCCGAGAGGCTCATCGTCTCGGCCGTGCAGGAATCGACTACATGAGAGGCGATGAAACATACAAAGGACGCCTGCACTCGCGGCCCATTCCACTCTTGGAAATCTCCGTGTTCGCCAAGCATGCTCGCGGGCAAGTGCGAATGGCACAAGACCGCGCGACTCAGTTGTTGAAAGTACAGTGGCGGCGTGTGAAGGATCTGCCTCAAGATCAACCGCTGACCATCGAGGAAGCCTTTGCTGAAGAGCATCGAAGCTTTCTTCCTGACCAGACGCCACTTCCAAGTCCGACACTGCATCACGAGGTGAGTGCAATGTTGCCGATCCGAACGGTTGAGTCGGAGATCCTGTTCGACGCCGATGAGGAAACGTCCGAGCCACCAATGATCTACTCGATGAGTGACTATCGACGATCGGATGCTCATTCGCACGAACCCGAACCGAGTAACTGA
- a CDS encoding outer membrane protein assembly factor BamB family protein, whose translation MPTSAIRSTSQFHPRRTTLIRRAALAGCMAASSICGIGLSANESTSGESAPSTWTQFHGPNSYGDAGAGTLPTTWSEEDYAWTTKLNARHVGSPVVADNQVFLLDTATDPSDQSMKLDLVSLDATTGETLWRRSHAFAERHRHSRNTAASSTPVVHEGHVYFAYGDANHAELLAYDMMGESVWSRDLGPWSGVHGFGSSPVVIDSKLLLFNDQQSTSLESWQTPGKSSMLAFNLKTGETIWETPVTSTRPSYGVPTTDGQQLICASTGDGVFGLDPETGKMQWSIKVFNKRCCSSPLVVGDLAIGTCGSGGGGNYLSAVRIPQSASEKPSEAFRIKTSAPYVPTPAVKGNLMFLISDTGIATCIDWQNDGEKVWTKRLGGNFGASPIIIGDQLLAISLDGTAHVMPASDSPTGAQKFDLGGPVGATPAFTGGRLFLRINDQLCCLETK comes from the coding sequence ATGCCCACGTCAGCAATCCGCAGCACATCGCAATTTCATCCGCGCCGGACAACTCTGATTCGCCGTGCCGCGTTGGCCGGATGCATGGCGGCCAGTTCCATCTGCGGCATCGGTCTGTCGGCCAACGAATCAACCTCCGGCGAATCCGCACCCTCAACCTGGACTCAGTTCCACGGTCCAAACTCGTACGGTGACGCAGGTGCCGGCACGCTGCCAACGACATGGAGCGAAGAAGACTACGCATGGACGACAAAGCTCAACGCTCGGCATGTGGGCTCACCCGTCGTGGCGGACAACCAAGTCTTCTTACTCGACACCGCCACCGATCCATCCGACCAATCGATGAAGCTGGACTTGGTCAGCCTGGATGCCACGACCGGCGAAACCCTTTGGCGTCGCTCACACGCCTTCGCCGAGCGTCATCGACACAGCCGAAACACGGCGGCTTCCAGCACACCGGTCGTGCATGAAGGACACGTTTACTTCGCATACGGAGACGCCAACCACGCCGAGTTGTTGGCTTACGACATGATGGGTGAATCCGTTTGGTCGCGAGACCTCGGGCCTTGGTCAGGAGTGCATGGCTTTGGTTCCAGCCCGGTAGTGATCGATTCGAAGTTGCTGTTGTTCAACGATCAGCAATCCACCAGCTTGGAATCTTGGCAGACTCCAGGCAAGAGTTCCATGTTGGCGTTCAATCTCAAAACCGGTGAAACGATTTGGGAGACACCGGTGACGTCAACGCGACCATCGTATGGTGTGCCGACCACGGATGGGCAACAACTGATCTGTGCCAGCACCGGCGATGGAGTCTTTGGACTGGACCCTGAAACGGGCAAGATGCAGTGGTCGATCAAGGTCTTCAACAAGCGATGTTGCAGTTCGCCGTTGGTGGTGGGTGACTTGGCGATTGGAACCTGCGGTAGCGGCGGTGGTGGAAACTACTTGTCCGCCGTGCGAATTCCTCAAAGTGCCTCCGAAAAACCCAGCGAAGCATTCCGCATCAAAACATCCGCCCCGTATGTGCCCACTCCGGCCGTCAAAGGCAACCTGATGTTCTTGATTTCTGACACAGGAATCGCGACCTGCATCGATTGGCAAAACGACGGCGAGAAAGTTTGGACCAAACGATTGGGTGGCAATTTTGGTGCATCGCCAATCATCATCGGAGATCAGTTGCTGGCCATTTCGCTGGACGGCACCGCTCATGTGATGCCCGCCAGCGATTCACCAACCGGAGCACAGAAGTTTGATCTAGGCGGCCCAGTCGGAGCCACTCCCGCGTTCACCGGAGGCCGTTTGTTCCTACGAATCAACGACCAACTGTGCTGCTTGGAAACCAAGTAA
- the argH gene encoding argininosuccinate lyase, protein MASPSRSGVFQAETDSRLEAYAESISFDSRLYEHDIRGSIAHANMLRDVDLLTDEEFKLIKDTLETIRGELDRGELPMRFELEDIHMHVEQALIDRIGDTGRKLHTARSRNDQVSTDTRMWIRQSLDEIDALLVDLQAAFLSRCENDFDIILPAYTHLQRAQPVLAPHYWLAYIEKLERDRQRIADCRKRVNQCSLGIAAVAGTTLPIDRQHTASALDFEGITANSLDTSSDRDFVVESTFVMSLIASHLSGWAEEWILWSTVEFDFIQIPQAFCTGSSIMPQKVNPDTLELTRGKSARVMGALQTLMLLIKNLPLAYNRDLQEDKPPLFDAFDTTRAMLELAAPIVRGAELKRESISARIEKGYLDATTLMEWMIARGMPQRTAHHLVGAIVSEAMQQGVTLSDLPLETYQKLSDQIDESVYEVLGTANAIAAFRSEGSTAPARVREQIQLWTSRLENA, encoded by the coding sequence GTGGCCAGCCCGTCTCGAAGTGGTGTCTTCCAAGCCGAAACCGATAGCCGACTGGAAGCATACGCCGAAAGCATCAGTTTTGACTCGCGTCTGTACGAGCACGACATTCGCGGATCGATCGCCCACGCGAACATGCTTCGCGACGTGGATCTGCTGACGGACGAGGAATTCAAACTCATCAAGGACACTTTGGAAACCATTCGAGGTGAACTGGATCGCGGCGAGTTGCCGATGCGATTCGAGCTCGAAGACATCCACATGCATGTCGAACAAGCCCTCATCGATCGGATCGGCGACACCGGCCGCAAACTGCACACCGCTCGCAGCCGAAACGATCAAGTCAGCACGGACACCCGAATGTGGATCCGGCAATCCCTCGATGAAATCGATGCGTTGCTGGTGGATCTGCAAGCGGCGTTTCTGTCGCGTTGTGAGAATGACTTTGACATCATCCTGCCCGCCTACACGCACCTGCAACGAGCCCAACCGGTGCTGGCGCCGCACTACTGGCTGGCCTACATCGAAAAGCTCGAACGCGACCGGCAACGAATCGCCGATTGCCGCAAACGAGTCAACCAGTGCTCGCTGGGCATCGCCGCCGTCGCCGGCACGACTCTGCCCATCGATCGTCAACACACCGCGTCGGCGCTCGATTTCGAAGGCATCACCGCGAACAGCCTCGACACCAGCAGCGACCGTGACTTTGTGGTCGAGTCCACGTTTGTGATGTCGCTGATTGCCTCTCACCTGAGTGGCTGGGCCGAAGAATGGATTTTGTGGAGCACGGTGGAGTTTGACTTCATCCAAATCCCACAAGCGTTCTGCACCGGCAGCAGCATCATGCCGCAAAAGGTGAATCCAGACACATTGGAATTGACCCGCGGAAAATCAGCTCGCGTAATGGGTGCCCTGCAAACCCTGATGCTGCTGATCAAGAACCTGCCACTGGCTTACAACCGCGATTTGCAAGAAGACAAACCGCCGTTGTTCGATGCCTTTGACACAACCCGAGCGATGTTGGAGTTGGCCGCGCCAATCGTTCGCGGCGCCGAACTCAAACGAGAATCCATCTCGGCACGGATCGAAAAGGGATACCTCGATGCAACGACGTTGATGGAATGGATGATCGCTCGCGGGATGCCACAACGAACCGCTCACCATTTGGTCGGCGCGATTGTTTCCGAAGCGATGCAGCAAGGTGTGACGCTTTCTGATCTGCCGCTGGAGACTTACCAAAAACTCAGCGACCAAATCGACGAATCCGTCTACGAAGTGCTTGGCACGGCCAACGCAATCGCAGCGTTCCGCAGCGAAGGCTCCACCGCACCGGCACGCGTTCGTGAGCAGATCCAGCTGTGGACCTCACGCCTCGAAAACGCGTGA
- a CDS encoding ClpP family protease has protein sequence MASDHRLANAASYQSYQRQRQMTLGDLLLENRIVFMQGEIHYANANEIVMKLLYLQSENRRKDIHLYINSPGGSVTATLAIYDTMQMLSCPVATYCVGEACSGAAVLLIGGAKGKRFCLPNSRVMMHQPLGGVSGQVSDIEIQAAEMFRYRDKLNQIISSHCGKSVEQIAKDTDRDFFLDAQQAKEYGLVDDLLMGTPASEDDED, from the coding sequence ATGGCTTCGGATCATCGTCTCGCGAACGCGGCTTCTTATCAGAGTTATCAACGTCAGCGTCAAATGACGTTGGGCGATTTGTTGCTTGAAAACCGAATCGTTTTCATGCAAGGCGAGATCCACTACGCCAACGCCAACGAAATCGTGATGAAGTTGTTGTATCTTCAGAGCGAAAATCGTCGCAAAGACATCCACCTCTACATCAACTCGCCCGGTGGCAGCGTCACCGCGACGTTGGCGATCTACGACACGATGCAAATGCTGTCGTGCCCCGTCGCAACGTACTGCGTCGGCGAAGCATGCAGCGGAGCAGCTGTGTTGCTGATCGGTGGCGCCAAGGGAAAACGATTCTGCTTGCCCAACAGCCGCGTGATGATGCACCAACCGCTCGGTGGCGTTTCGGGCCAAGTCAGCGACATCGAAATCCAAGCGGCGGAAATGTTCCGCTATCGCGACAAACTGAATCAAATCATTTCGAGCCATTGTGGCAAATCGGTCGAGCAGATTGCCAAGGACACCGATCGCGATTTCTTCTTGGACGCACAACAAGCCAAAGAATACGGGCTCGTTGACGACCTCTTGATGGGAACTCCCGCAAGCGAAGACGACGAAGACTGA
- a CDS encoding SGNH/GDSL hydrolase family protein: protein MRFPILRSQIAASHQHGVCRSALMPLSVWLLIGMACLAILPAATAQDAIAPESAAAGKTATETDVLAPYREAATKRWEKDIQKYEALDAKTADPADGILLIGSSSIRRWDSAAEDLAPFRVIPRGYGGAKYSDLAVYAERLITPHDFRAIVAFVGNDISGKEADATPEEVEQLVRHVVAVAREHRPGAPVLLVEVTPTRSRYDAWPKIRELNAMLREVCFTEPNVHFVATAETFLTHDNEPRENLFVDDQLHLNEEGYVIWGKIIRDRLIEVLREQTQD, encoded by the coding sequence ATGCGCTTTCCCATCCTGCGTTCGCAAATCGCTGCTTCTCACCAGCACGGCGTCTGCCGCTCCGCGTTGATGCCCTTGTCCGTGTGGCTGCTCATCGGAATGGCGTGCCTCGCCATTCTTCCCGCTGCGACGGCCCAAGACGCGATTGCGCCGGAATCCGCCGCTGCTGGCAAAACCGCGACGGAAACCGACGTCCTGGCCCCGTATCGCGAAGCCGCCACGAAACGCTGGGAAAAAGACATCCAGAAATACGAGGCACTGGACGCGAAAACCGCCGATCCGGCGGACGGAATTCTCTTGATCGGCAGCAGCAGCATCCGTCGCTGGGACTCTGCCGCTGAAGACCTGGCCCCCTTTCGAGTCATCCCGCGGGGCTACGGTGGAGCCAAGTATTCGGATCTCGCTGTTTACGCCGAGCGATTGATCACCCCGCATGATTTCCGTGCGATTGTGGCCTTCGTAGGCAACGACATCTCGGGCAAAGAAGCAGATGCCACTCCCGAGGAAGTCGAACAATTGGTTCGCCACGTTGTCGCTGTTGCTCGTGAGCATCGTCCGGGCGCACCCGTTTTGCTGGTCGAAGTCACGCCGACACGCTCACGCTACGACGCCTGGCCAAAAATTCGCGAGCTCAACGCGATGCTGCGAGAAGTTTGCTTCACCGAACCCAATGTGCATTTTGTTGCCACCGCGGAAACGTTTTTGACCCACGACAACGAACCGCGAGAAAACCTGTTCGTCGACGATCAATTGCACCTCAACGAAGAAGGCTATGTCATCTGGGGAAAAATCATCCGCGATCGCCTGATCGAAGTCCTCCGCGAACAGACGCAAGATTGA